In Solanum stenotomum isolate F172 chromosome 6, ASM1918654v1, whole genome shotgun sequence, one DNA window encodes the following:
- the LOC125868302 gene encoding uncharacterized protein LOC125868302 isoform X2 → MCALRVPAMAATGFAAQSILRRVVPSFLSTRPTTHVVGDVFSGTTLILRTPLHPSAFGICSLPQAIKGDADILLKGVGDKNPIEDVKRIVELAKRASLRREVLHTDFLTPPVLKESMLVLERLADLKTVAQGGYPEAERCRLSVGHAEALTSDPDNVAALSISGNFSFQPCSHGDFLGAILGTGIARNKLGDILLQGEKGAHVLVVPELSDFLVSALDKVGNVSVSCKKIPLLALEYEPPRTKSSKSIEASLRLDAVASAGFKVSRTKMASLISNGDVRVNWSTVTKSNTTIKTGDMISVSGEGRLKIGEISSTRKGKFAVELIRYL, encoded by the exons ATGTGCGCACTACGTGTACCGGCCATGGCTGCCACTGGCTTTGCCGCACAATCGATTCTCCGAAGAGTAGTTCCCTCATTTCTATCTACTCGCCCCACCACTCATGTCGTCGGAGACGTCTTCTCCGGTACAACCCTCATCCTCCGAACACCTCTACACCCCTCAG CTTTTGGAATATGCAGCCTACCACAGGCTATTAAGGGTGATGCTGATATTTTACTGAAAGGAGTGGGAGATAAGAACCCCATTGAAGATGTGAAACGTATTGTTGAACTG GCAAAACGGGCATCATTAAGACGAGAAGTTTTACATACTGATTTTCTGACTCCGCCTGTCTTAAAAGAGTCAATGCTAGTCTTAGAAAGGTTAGCTGATCTCAAAACAGTTGCACAAGGAGGATACCCAGAG GCCGAACGATGCCGACTCTCAGTTGGACACGCAGAGGCATTAACAAGTGATCCAGATAATGTTGCAGCCTTGAG TATTTCAGGGAACTTTTCATTTCAACCTTGTTCTCACGGTGATTTCCTTGGTGCAATCCTTGGTACAGGGATTGCAAGGAATAAGCTGGGAGATATACTCTTGCag GGTGAAAAGGGAGCTCATGTTCTTGTTGTTCCAGAACTTTCTGACTTCCTTGTATCAGCATTGGACAAG gTTGGAAATGTTTCTGTCTCTTGCAAGAAGATTCCATTGCTTGCCCTTGAATATGAACCACCAAG GACAAAGTCCTCAAAATCCATTGAGGCATCATTGAGACTTGATGCTGTAGCTAGTGCAGGATTCAAAGTTTCACGAACTAAAATGGCCAGTTTGATTAG TAATGGAGATGTTCGTGTCAATTGGAGCACCGTGACAAAAAGCAATACTACCATTAAGACTGGAGACATGATATCAGTTAGCGGAGAAGGAAGACTTAAA ATTGGAGAAATAAGCTCAACAAGGAAGGGAAAGTTCGCTGTTGAGCTCATCCGGTATTTGTAA
- the LOC125868302 gene encoding uncharacterized protein LOC125868302 isoform X1, protein MCALRVPAMAATGFAAQSILRRVVPSFLSTRPTTHVVGDVFSGTTLILRTPLHPSAFGICSLPQAIKGDADILLKGVGDKNPIEDVKRIVELAKRASLRREVLHTDFLTPPVLKESMLVLERLADLKTVAQGGYPEAERCRLSVGHAEALTSDPDNVAALSISGNFSFQPCSHGDFLGAILGTGIARNKLGDILLQGEKGAHVLVVPELSDFLVSALDKVGNVSVSCKKIPLLALEYEPPRTKSSKSIEASLRLDAVASAGFKVSRTKMASLISNGDVRVNWSTVTKSNTTIKTGDMISVSGEGRLKDIHRMSVAEMCLLRWMCGGTRLGIITFG, encoded by the exons ATGTGCGCACTACGTGTACCGGCCATGGCTGCCACTGGCTTTGCCGCACAATCGATTCTCCGAAGAGTAGTTCCCTCATTTCTATCTACTCGCCCCACCACTCATGTCGTCGGAGACGTCTTCTCCGGTACAACCCTCATCCTCCGAACACCTCTACACCCCTCAG CTTTTGGAATATGCAGCCTACCACAGGCTATTAAGGGTGATGCTGATATTTTACTGAAAGGAGTGGGAGATAAGAACCCCATTGAAGATGTGAAACGTATTGTTGAACTG GCAAAACGGGCATCATTAAGACGAGAAGTTTTACATACTGATTTTCTGACTCCGCCTGTCTTAAAAGAGTCAATGCTAGTCTTAGAAAGGTTAGCTGATCTCAAAACAGTTGCACAAGGAGGATACCCAGAG GCCGAACGATGCCGACTCTCAGTTGGACACGCAGAGGCATTAACAAGTGATCCAGATAATGTTGCAGCCTTGAG TATTTCAGGGAACTTTTCATTTCAACCTTGTTCTCACGGTGATTTCCTTGGTGCAATCCTTGGTACAGGGATTGCAAGGAATAAGCTGGGAGATATACTCTTGCag GGTGAAAAGGGAGCTCATGTTCTTGTTGTTCCAGAACTTTCTGACTTCCTTGTATCAGCATTGGACAAG gTTGGAAATGTTTCTGTCTCTTGCAAGAAGATTCCATTGCTTGCCCTTGAATATGAACCACCAAG GACAAAGTCCTCAAAATCCATTGAGGCATCATTGAGACTTGATGCTGTAGCTAGTGCAGGATTCAAAGTTTCACGAACTAAAATGGCCAGTTTGATTAG TAATGGAGATGTTCGTGTCAATTGGAGCACCGTGACAAAAAGCAATACTACCATTAAGACTGGAGACATGATATCAGTTAGCGGAGAAGGAAGACTTAAA GATATTCATAGGATGAGTGTTGCAGAAATGTGTCTGTTAAGATGGATGTGCGGTGGTACAAGATTAGGAATTATCACATTTGGCTGA
- the LOC125869264 gene encoding proton pump-interactor 1-like, with protein MASQSARVPAETVSEKKNLPKENKKMNNGAKVNEPIKFGSHGTKEPIKEEGKKVPVTALRKDAVEDWPEPKQIHSFYIVRYRRFEDQNLKPKFDLAEKELQKMNKARFQLIEKLRARRAERSELFGQRKSVSAENQEFWTVIEGKRKEIKPLQDALGKLRGPRKDGREGGAGLCSSEAELDNLIKSLQYRIQHESIPLTEEKKILREIKQLEGTRGEIKENVALRAQIQDSMGEKESIQKQVKLISGGLDGVHKEQQAVKAKRKILDEQLDANTSQIKSLDEELKEITKKRDGAFVRVQELRTQREEANTPFYKNVALLQKAKLLADKKDVEALKELSLTEVDKFISLWSGKPFRDDYERRILASLDIRQLSRDGRMRNSDEKCLVLPQAQTVSQPEIVEKATVKPSKEESLPAQKVNKDKNTKKTKDASSNVTDTKEKNTKKPKDASSKVTETNYIFDVEEEIHGLEKQPKDVKPKHKEPDEAKLKEMKREEEIVKNRQAMERKKKLKEKAAIKAQKEAEKRKLKEIEKMAKKNAGDSVTEEPVEIVAEEEKLEENIETSAAPKLKEPKGKAVKHRATRAKSTEIPKTILKRKQAINYWLLAAPAALVVPLLLLAFSHLL; from the exons ATGGCATCTCAGTCAGCTCGTGTTCCAGCTGAAACTGTAAGCGAAAAGAAGAACCTTCCgaaggaaaataagaaaatgaataatGGTGCAAAGGTTAATGAGCCTATTAAATTTGGCTCTCATGGTACTAAAGAACCAATTAAGGAGGAAGGGAAAAAAGTTCCTGTTACCGCCCTCCGGAAGGATGCAGTTGAGGACTGGCCTGAACCTAAGCAGATCCATTCTTTCTACATTGTCAGATATCGGAGATTTGAAGACCAAAACCTGAAGCCCAAATTTGATCTGGCAGAAAAAGAGCtacaaaaaatgaacaaagcaaGATTTCAGCTTATTGAAAAATTGCGAGCCAGGAGG GCAGAACGATCAGAGTTGTTTGGTCAAAGGAAATCTGTGAGTGCTGAGAATCAGGAGTTTTGGACAGTAATCGAAGGgaagagaaaggaaataaaaCCTCTGCAGGATGCCTTGGGAAAGCTCCGTGGTCCTAGGAAAGATGGGAGAGAAGGAGGTGCTGGTCTGTGTTCATCTGAGGCGGAGCTTGATAATCTT ATCAAGAGTCTGCAGTACCGCATTCAGCATGAAAGCATTCCTCTGACAGAAGAGAAGAAAATTCTAAGAGAAATTAAACAACTTGAAGGAACAAGAGGAGAGATTAAAGAAAATGTAGCTCTGAGGGCACAGATTCAGGATTCAATGGGTGAAAAAGAATCAATCCAGAAGCAGGTCAAG CTTATAAGTGGTGGACTTGACGGGGTTCATAAGGAGCAACAGGCAGTTAAGGCCAAGAGGAAGATACTAGATGAACAGCTCGATGCCAATACCAGCCAGATTAAATCTTTGGATGAGGAATTGAAGGAAATAACAAAGAAGAGGGATGGTGCTTTTGTTCGCGTTCAGGAATTGAGAACTCAACGCGAAGAAGCG AACACACCATTCTACAAAAACGTTGCACTGTTGCAAAAGGCAAAATTGCTAGCAGACAAGAAGGATGTTGAAGCCCTTAAAGAACTCTCACTTACTGAG GTCGATAAATTCATCTCCCTATGGAGTGGCAAGCCCTTTAGGGATGACTATGAGAGGAGAATTTTGGCATCACTTGATATAAGGCAGTTGAGCAGGGATGGCAGGATGAGGAACTCTGATGAGAAGTGTCTTGTGTTACCACAGGCGCAGACTGTTTCACAGCCTGAGATTGTTGAGAAAGCTACTGTGAAACCGTCAAAGGAAGAATCACTGCCTGCTCAGAAAGTAAACAAAGATAAGAACACCAAGAAGACAAAAGATGCAAGTAGCAACGTTACAGATACTAAAGAGAAGAACACCAAGAAGCCGAAAGATGCAAGTAGCAAAGTTACGGAAACTAACTACATCTTTGATGTTGAAGAGGAGATCCATGGTTTAGAAAAGCAACCCAAGGATGTGAAACCAAAACACAAGGAACCTGATGAGGCAAAATTGAAGGAAATGAAGAGAGAGGAGGAGATTGTGAAAAATCGACAGGCAATGGAGAGGAAGAAGAAGTTGAAAGAGAAAGCAGCAATAAAAGCTCAGAAAGAAGCTGAAAAGAGGAAACTCAAGGAAA TTGAGAAGATGGCGAAGAAGAATGCTGGAGATTCAGTTACTGAGGAACCAGTTGAAATAGTTGCTGAAGAAGAGAAGTTAGAGGAAAACATTGAAACATCAGCTGCACCTAAGCTTAAGGAGCCTAAAGGGAAAGCTGTCAAGCATCGAGCAACACGAGCAAAAAGCACAGAAATTCCTAAAACTATACTTAAGCGCAAACAGGCGATTAACTATTGGCTTTTGGCTGCTCCTGCTGCGCTTGTAGTTCCGCTACTTCTTCTAGCATTCTCACATCTTCTCTAG
- the LOC125866878 gene encoding beta-glucuronosyltransferase GlcAT14A-like: protein MVSLNMEKTCANPLAITFLICLFLLGASFNMTLIFPFHTITSIIFSIFPSYITITNNQHSNSYFVESKINQLSQYPPIINNNPSIPRFAYLISGSKGDLEKLWRCLRSMYHPWNYYVVHLDLESNVQERLELALRLKKDEIYTQVGNVYMISKANMVTYRGPTMVANTLHACAILLEKHKDWDWFINLSASDYPLVTQDDLLYTFSDLKSDLNFIEHTSELGWKEAKRAMPLIIDPGLYKTTKSDIFWVTPKRHVPTAFKLFTGSAWMILSHAFVEYCIWGWDNLPRNLLLYYSNFVSSPEGYFQTVVCNAPEFTSTVINHDMHYISWDVPPRQHPHTLTLNDTANMIASGAAFARKFKQDDPVLDKIDMELLNRSNGSFTPGGWCAGNPPCSKVGNPTKLRPGPGGQRLQRLIGKLVLSAKYSQNQCS, encoded by the exons ATGGTATCTTTGAACATGGAGAAAACATGTGCAAATCCTCTAGCTATAACCTTTCTTATTTGTCTTTTCCTTCTTGGTGCCTCTTTCAACATGACTCTTATTTTCCCTTTCCACACAATCACTTCAATAATCTTCTCAATATTCCCATCTTATATTACTATTACAAATAATCAACATAGTAATTCATACTTTGTTGAATcaaaaatcaatcaattatCTCAATATCCTcctattattaataataatccTTCGATACCGCGATTCGCTTACTTGATTTCGGGATCAAAGGGTGATCTTGAAAAGTTATGGAGGTGTTTGAGATCAATGTATCATCCATGGAATTACTATGTTGTTCATTTGGACTTGGAGTCAAATGTACAAGAGAGATTGGAACTTGCTTTAAGattgaaaaaagatgaaatttatACACAAGTTGGAAATGTGTATATGATTAGTAAAGCAAATATGGTGACATATAGAGGACCAACTATGGTTGCTAATACACTTCATGCTTGTGCTATTCTACTTGAGAAACATAAAGATTGGGATTGGTTTATCAATTTGAGTGCTTCTGATTATCCTTTGGTTACTCAAGATG ATCTACTCTACACATTTTCTGATTTGAAATCAGACTTGAATTTCATTGAGCACACAAGTGAGCTAGGTTGGAAAGA GGCCAAAAGGGCAATGCCACTGATTATAGACCCAGGGTTGTACAAAACCACAAAGTCTGATATATTTTGGGTCACACCAAAAAGACATGTTCCCACAGCCTTCAAACTCTTTACTG GTTCAGCTTGGATGATCCTTTCACATGCATTTGTGGAATACTGCATATGGGGATGGGACAATCTCCCTAGGAACCTACTTCTGTACTACTCGAATTTCGTGTCCTCTCCAGAAGGCTACTTTCAGACTGTTGTATGCAATGCACCAGAATTCACTTCAACTGTTATTAACCATGACATGCACTATATCTCCTGGGATGTTCCTCCAAGACAGCATCCACATACACTTACCCTGAATGACACTGCAAATATGATAGCAAGTGGAGCAGCGTTTGCGCGCAAGTTCAAGCAAGATGATCCTGTTTTAGACAAGATTGATATGGAATTACTTAATAGGAGTAATGGTAGCTTCACACCTGGTGGTTGGTGTGCTGGAAATCCTCCTTGTTCTAAAGTTGGAAATCCAACAAAACTTAGGCCAGGTCCAGGGGGTCAAAGGCTTCAACGTCTTATTGGTAAACTAGTATTGTCAGCTAAATATAGTCAGAACCAGTGTAGTTAG
- the LOC125866877 gene encoding protein SPA1-RELATED 4-like isoform X1 — protein MWIVMEGSSQSGRERSESSRGLNSSGVVDWNSRFRSASTIRLSSDASHDSGFVSKEWERIESSDVNCFKDQGVRGIDRKDVSLRHWLDNPERTVDALECMHIFTQIVEIVKLAHTQGIAVHNVRPSCFVMSSFNRVAFIESASCSDSGSDSCEDEPNSSSSPLQLEMIPGKDSAIASESSCLQSSSGHMVQTLEVSKNRQEEENNKHTFPMKQILHLETNWYTSPEEVNDAPGTCASDIYRLGVLLFELYCTFNSSDAKIANMSCLRHRVLPPQLLLKWPKEASFCLWLLHPDPSSRPKVGELLESEFLKTPRHDLEEREAAIELREKIDEQELLLEFLLLIQQKKQEAVENLHEIVSFLTSDVEEAIKMQTTLKLKGGSSVEPAEEATEMQTPLKMKGGSSLEPAKHLNSRRTNITEDHDSGSSGSRKRSRPSTGEESDGHPDESQKFERHIENKSSISAKSSRLMKNFRKLEAAYFMTRRRVIKRDKSMSRNCQTSLECKSSATATERSSLSNMSSKGGCNGDRQRGWINSYLEGLCKYFSFSKLEVKADLKQGDLLNPSNLVCSLSFDRDGEFFATAGVNKKIKVFEYNSILNADRDIHYPVVEMANRSKLSSICWNGYIKSQLASSNFEGVVQVWDVTRSQLFMEMREHEKRVWSVDFSLADPTMLASGSDDGSVKLWNINQGVSVGTIKTKANVCCVQFPVDSGRALAFGSADHKIYYYDLRNSKLPLCTLIGHNKTVSYVKFIDSTTLVSASTDNTIKLWDLSTCTSRILDSPLQSFTGHMNVKNFVGLSVSDGYIATGSETNEVVIYHKAFPMPALSFKFNCTDPLSGDEVDDSAQFISSVCWRGQSPTLVAANSMGNIKLLEMV, from the exons ATGTGGATAGTAATGGAGGGTTCATCTCAGTCTGGTAGGGAGAGGTCTGAGAGTTCAAGGGGTTTGAATAGTTCAGGTGTTGTGGATTGGAATTCAAGATTTCGTTCTGCAAGTACTATCAGGTTGTCTAGTGATGCATCTCATGATTCTGGATTTGTTTCAAAAGAGTGGGAAAGAATTGAGTCATCTGATGTTAATTGCTTTAAAGATCAAGGGGTTCGAGGAATCGATCGTAAAGATGTTAGTTTGAGGCATTGGTTGGATAATCCAGAGAGAACTGTTGATGCTCTTGAATGTATGCATATATTTACACAAATTGTAGAGATTGTAAAACTCGCACATACTCAAGGGATAGCCGTTCATAATGTGCGGCCATCATGTTTTGTTATGTCTTCATTTAACCGTGTTGCGTTTATTGAATCTGCTTCCTGTTCTGATTCGGGATCGGATTCATGTGAAGATGAACCAAACAGTTCATCTTCACCTTTGCAACTTGAGATGATTCCTGGGAAGGACTCTGCTATAGCATCTGAAAGCAGTTGCTTGCAGTCAAGTTCAGGTCATATGGTGCAGACTTTGGAAGTTAGTAAGAATAGACAAGAGGAAGAAAACAACAAGCATACTTTTCCAATGAAACAGATATTGCACTTGGAAACTAATTGGTATACTAGTCCAGAAGAGGTTAATGATGCTCCAGGCACTTGTGCTTCAGACATTTATCGACTCGGAGTGCTTCTATTTGAG CTATACTGCACCTTCAACTCATCAGATGCGAAAATTGCAAATATGTCATGTCTAAGACATCGTGTCCTACCCCCACAGTTGTTGTTGAAATGGCCTAAGGAAGCTTCATTTTGCTTATGGTTACTACATCCGGATCCAAGTAGTCGGCCAAAAGTGGG TGAGTTGCTAGAAAGTGAGTTCCTTAAAACTCCAAGACATGACTTGGAAGAACGTGAAGCAGCAATAGAGCTTAGAGAAAAAATAGATGAGCAGGAATTATTGCTGGAGTTCCTTTTGCTAATCCAACAGAAAAAGCAGGAGGCTGTGGAAAATTTGCACGAAATCGTGTCTTTTTTAACGTCTGATGTAGAAGAGGCCATTAAGATGCAGACAACCCTCAAGTTAAAAGGAGGCTCAAGCGTAGAACCAGCAGAAGAGGCCACTGAGATGCAGACACCCCTTAAGATGAAAGGAGGCTCAAGCTTAGAACCAGCTAAGCATTTGAATTCTCGGAGGACAAATATTACTGAAGATCATGATTCAGGGAGCTCTGGATCTAGAAAGAGGTCTAGGCCCAGCACAGGTGAGGAGTCTGATGGCCATCCAGATGAAAGCCAGAAATTCGAAAGgcatattgaaaataaaagcaGCATTTCGGCAAAAAGTTCCCGGTTGATGAAAAACTTCAGAAAATTGGAGGCAGCTTATTTCATGACGAGACGCAGGGTTATTAAAAGGGACAAATCTATGAGTAGAAACTGTCAAACAAGTCTGGAATGTAAAAGTTCTGCTACAGCTACTGAAAGGAGTTCTCTTAGTAATATGTCATCAAAGGGAGGGTGCAATGGTGATAGACAGAGGGGATGGATCAATTCGTACTTGGAGGGTCTATGCAAGTACTTTTCCTTTAGCAAGTTAGAAGTGAAGGCAGATTTAAAGCAAGGGGATCTTCTAAACCCTTCCAATCTTGTATGTTCTCTCAGCTTTGATCGTGATGGTGAATTTTTTGCAACTGCTGGTGTAAATAAGAAGATCAAAGTTTTTGAATATAACTCAATTCTAAATGCGGATCGTGATATACACTATCCAGTCGTTGAAATGGCTAATAGATCAAAGTTAAGCAGTATATGCTGGAATGGCTATATCAAAAGCCAGCTTGCCTCAAGTAACTTTGAAGGTGTGGTGCAG GTATGGGATGTCACAAGAAGTCAGCTTTTCATGGAGATGAGAGAGCATGAGAAACGCGTCTGGTCTGTTGATTTTTCTTTAGCAGATCCAACCATGTTGGCAAGCGGGAGCGATGATGGTTCTGTGAAGCTTTGGAATATCAATCAG GGAGTCAGTGTTGGAACCATAAAAACAAAAGCCAATGTCTGCTGTGTTCAGTTCCCTGTTGATTCAGGACGGGCCCTTGCTTTTGGTTCAGCAGATCATAAGATATATTACTATGACCTACGAAACTCAAAGTTGCCTCTATGCACATTAATTGGGCACAACAAGACAGTGAGCTACGTCAAGTTCATAGATTCAACAACTCTTGTGTCAGCGTCTACGGATAATACAATAAAGCTGTGGGATCTGTCAACATGCACGTCTCGTATTCTCGATTCTCCTCTTCAGTCATTTACTGGACATATGAATGTAAAG AACTTTGTTGGCCTATCTGTATCTGATGGTTACATAGCAACTGGCTCAGAGACAAATGAG GTTGTCATCTACCACAAAGCTTTTCCCATGCCAGCATTGTCATTTAAATTTAACTGCACAGATCCACTTTCTGGTGATGAAGTGGATGACAGTGCACAGTTCATCTCATCTGTGTGTTGGCGTGGTCAGTCCCCTACCTTAGTTGCCGCAAATTCTATGGGAAATATCAAGCTCTTGGAGATGGTATGA
- the LOC125866877 gene encoding protein SPA1-RELATED 3-like isoform X2 has protein sequence MWIVMEGSSQSGRERSESSRGLNSSGVVDWNSRFRSASTIRLSSDASHDSGFVSKEWERIESSDVNCFKDQGVRGIDRKDVSLRHWLDNPERTVDALECMHIFTQIVEIVKLAHTQGIAVHNVRPSCFVMSSFNRVAFIESASCSDSGSDSCEDEPNSSSSPLQLEMIPGKDSAIASESSCLQSSSGHMVQTLEVSKNRQEEENNKHTFPMKQILHLETNWYTSPEEVNDAPGTCASDIYRLGVLLFELYCTFNSSDAKIANMSCLRHRVLPPQLLLKWPKEASFCLWLLHPDPSSRPKVGELLESEFLKTPRHDLEEREAAIELREKIDEQELLLEFLLLIQQKKQEAVENLHEIVSFLTSDVEEAIKMQTTLKLKGGSSVEPAEEATEMQTPLKMKGGSSLEPAKHLNSRRTNITEDHDSGSSGSRKRSRPSTGEESDGHPDESQKFERHIENKSSISAKSSRLMKNFRKLEAAYFMTRRRVIKRDKSMSRNCQTSLECKSSATATERSSLSNMSSKGGCNGDRQRGWINSYLEGLCKYFSFSKLEVKADLKQGDLLNPSNLVCSLSFDRDGEFFATAGVNKKIKVFEYNSILNADRDIHYPVVEMANRSKLSSICWNGYIKSQLASSNFEGVVQVWDVTRSQLFMEMREHEKRVWSVDFSLADPTMLASGSDDGSVKLWNINQAILLLHLVDVSFKTKWSQCWNHKNKSQCLLCSVPC, from the exons ATGTGGATAGTAATGGAGGGTTCATCTCAGTCTGGTAGGGAGAGGTCTGAGAGTTCAAGGGGTTTGAATAGTTCAGGTGTTGTGGATTGGAATTCAAGATTTCGTTCTGCAAGTACTATCAGGTTGTCTAGTGATGCATCTCATGATTCTGGATTTGTTTCAAAAGAGTGGGAAAGAATTGAGTCATCTGATGTTAATTGCTTTAAAGATCAAGGGGTTCGAGGAATCGATCGTAAAGATGTTAGTTTGAGGCATTGGTTGGATAATCCAGAGAGAACTGTTGATGCTCTTGAATGTATGCATATATTTACACAAATTGTAGAGATTGTAAAACTCGCACATACTCAAGGGATAGCCGTTCATAATGTGCGGCCATCATGTTTTGTTATGTCTTCATTTAACCGTGTTGCGTTTATTGAATCTGCTTCCTGTTCTGATTCGGGATCGGATTCATGTGAAGATGAACCAAACAGTTCATCTTCACCTTTGCAACTTGAGATGATTCCTGGGAAGGACTCTGCTATAGCATCTGAAAGCAGTTGCTTGCAGTCAAGTTCAGGTCATATGGTGCAGACTTTGGAAGTTAGTAAGAATAGACAAGAGGAAGAAAACAACAAGCATACTTTTCCAATGAAACAGATATTGCACTTGGAAACTAATTGGTATACTAGTCCAGAAGAGGTTAATGATGCTCCAGGCACTTGTGCTTCAGACATTTATCGACTCGGAGTGCTTCTATTTGAG CTATACTGCACCTTCAACTCATCAGATGCGAAAATTGCAAATATGTCATGTCTAAGACATCGTGTCCTACCCCCACAGTTGTTGTTGAAATGGCCTAAGGAAGCTTCATTTTGCTTATGGTTACTACATCCGGATCCAAGTAGTCGGCCAAAAGTGGG TGAGTTGCTAGAAAGTGAGTTCCTTAAAACTCCAAGACATGACTTGGAAGAACGTGAAGCAGCAATAGAGCTTAGAGAAAAAATAGATGAGCAGGAATTATTGCTGGAGTTCCTTTTGCTAATCCAACAGAAAAAGCAGGAGGCTGTGGAAAATTTGCACGAAATCGTGTCTTTTTTAACGTCTGATGTAGAAGAGGCCATTAAGATGCAGACAACCCTCAAGTTAAAAGGAGGCTCAAGCGTAGAACCAGCAGAAGAGGCCACTGAGATGCAGACACCCCTTAAGATGAAAGGAGGCTCAAGCTTAGAACCAGCTAAGCATTTGAATTCTCGGAGGACAAATATTACTGAAGATCATGATTCAGGGAGCTCTGGATCTAGAAAGAGGTCTAGGCCCAGCACAGGTGAGGAGTCTGATGGCCATCCAGATGAAAGCCAGAAATTCGAAAGgcatattgaaaataaaagcaGCATTTCGGCAAAAAGTTCCCGGTTGATGAAAAACTTCAGAAAATTGGAGGCAGCTTATTTCATGACGAGACGCAGGGTTATTAAAAGGGACAAATCTATGAGTAGAAACTGTCAAACAAGTCTGGAATGTAAAAGTTCTGCTACAGCTACTGAAAGGAGTTCTCTTAGTAATATGTCATCAAAGGGAGGGTGCAATGGTGATAGACAGAGGGGATGGATCAATTCGTACTTGGAGGGTCTATGCAAGTACTTTTCCTTTAGCAAGTTAGAAGTGAAGGCAGATTTAAAGCAAGGGGATCTTCTAAACCCTTCCAATCTTGTATGTTCTCTCAGCTTTGATCGTGATGGTGAATTTTTTGCAACTGCTGGTGTAAATAAGAAGATCAAAGTTTTTGAATATAACTCAATTCTAAATGCGGATCGTGATATACACTATCCAGTCGTTGAAATGGCTAATAGATCAAAGTTAAGCAGTATATGCTGGAATGGCTATATCAAAAGCCAGCTTGCCTCAAGTAACTTTGAAGGTGTGGTGCAG GTATGGGATGTCACAAGAAGTCAGCTTTTCATGGAGATGAGAGAGCATGAGAAACGCGTCTGGTCTGTTGATTTTTCTTTAGCAGATCCAACCATGTTGGCAAGCGGGAGCGATGATGGTTCTGTGAAGCTTTGGAATATCAATCAGGCAATTCTACTTTTGCACTTGGTGGATGTCAGCTTTAAAACTAAAT GGAGTCAGTGTTGGAACCATAAAAACAAAAGCCAATGTCTGCTGTGTTCAGTTCCCTGTTGA
- the LOC125867549 gene encoding metallothionein-like protein type 3, with product MSNKCGSCDCADVSQCVKKENQYGIIIVDKSETVVMMDVGAEEHDGKCKCGSSCSCVNCTCAH from the exons ATGTCGAACAAGTGTGGTAGTTGCGATTGCGCTGATGTTAGCCAATGCGT GAAGAAGGAAAACCAATATGGTATCATCATCGTAGATAAGAG CGAGACGGTGGTGATGATGGATGTTGGAGCTGAAGAACATGATGGAAAATGCAAATGTGGCAGTAGCTGTTCCTGTGTGAACTGCACTTGTGCTCATTAA